Proteins found in one Panicum hallii strain FIL2 chromosome 4, PHallii_v3.1, whole genome shotgun sequence genomic segment:
- the LOC112889947 gene encoding pectate lyase-like isoform X2, giving the protein MADAAAEATYRHDPVEVVNQLNHAVHRSVEKEEISARREMMAQKKKGNKYKGPCLATNPIDRCWRCRQDWATDRKRLARCARGFGRNTTGGLAGKFYVVTDGTDDDVVNPRVGTLRWGVIQYEPLWITFGKTMIISLKEELIIRGDKTLDGRGVQVRIANGSQLTVQFANNVIIHNIHIHDLVSSNKNGGNIRDSPDHFGWRTVSDGDGITVFGSTNVWLDHLSLSNCQDGLIDVIAKSTGVTISNCHMTNHNDVMLFSSSDSHPEDQIMQITVAFNHFGRGLVQRMPRCRWGFFHVVNNDYTHWLMYAIGGSKAPTIISQGNRYIAPPNLAAKQVTKQHDAPESVWKNWVWHSEDDLFMEGAYFTVTGGQINRQFNKKNLIKPKPGSYVTRLTRFSGSLDCRPGKPC; this is encoded by the exons ATGGCggacgccgccgcggaggcCACCTACAGGCACGACCCGGTGGAGGTCGTCAACCAACTCAACCACGCCGTCCACAG ATCGGTtgagaaggaggagatcagcGCGAGGAGGGAGATGATGGCgcagaagaagaagggcaacAAGTACAAAGGGCCGTGCCTGGCGACGAACCCGATCGACCGGTGCTGGCGGTGCCGGCAGGACTGGGCGACGGACCGGAAGCGGCTGGCGCGGTGCGCGCGGGGGTTCGGGCGGAACACCACCGGCGGGCTGGCCGGCAAGTTCTACGTGGTGACGGACGGCACCGACGACGACGTGGTGAACCCGCGGGTGGGCACGCTGCGGTGGGGCGTCATCCAGTACGAGCCGCTGTGGATCACCTTCGGCAAGACGATGATCATCTCGCTCAAGGAGGAGCTCATCATCCGCGGCGACAAGACCCTCGACGGCCGCGGCGTGCAGGTGCGCATCGCCAACGGCTCGCAGCTAACGGTGCAGTTCGCCAACAACGTCATCATCCACAACATCCACATCCACGACCTCGTCTCCTCCAACAAGAACGGCGGCAACATCCGGGACTCGCCGGACCACTTCGGCTGGCGCACCGTCTCCGACGGCGACGGCATCACCGTCTTCGGGTCCACCAACGTGTGGCTGGACCACCTCTCCCTCTCCAACTGCCAGGACGGGCTCATCGACGTCATCGCCAAGTCCACCGGCGTCACCATCTCCAACTGCCACATGACCAACCACAACGACGTCATGCTCTTCAGCTCCAGCGACAGCCACCCGGAGGACCAGATCATGCAGATCACGGTCGCCTTCAACCACTTCGGCAGAGGACTCGTGCAGAGGATGCCCAG ATGCCGGTGGGGATTCTTCCACGTGGTGAACAACGACTACACGCACTGGCTCATGTACGCCATCGGCGGCAGCAAGGCCCCAACCATCATCAGCCAGGGCAACCGGTACATCGCGCCGCCCAACCTCGCGGCCAAGCAGGTCACCAAGCAGCACGACGCGCCGGAGTCGGTGTGGAAGAACTGGGTGTGGCACTCGGAGGACGACCTCTTCATGGAGGGCGCCTACTTCACCGTCACCGGCGGCCAGATCAACAGACAGTTTAACAAGAAGAACCTCATCAAGCCCAAGCCCGGCTCCTACGTCACCAGGCTCACGCGTTTTAGCGGCTCCCTCGACTGCAGGCCCGGCAAGCCCTGCTAG
- the LOC112889947 gene encoding pectate lyase-like isoform X1: protein MEAGFQWSRPGSLVLYVAVVVLCAAVSEANIGEFDDYWRQRKLMADAAAEATYRHDPVEVVNQLNHAVHRSVEKEEISARREMMAQKKKGNKYKGPCLATNPIDRCWRCRQDWATDRKRLARCARGFGRNTTGGLAGKFYVVTDGTDDDVVNPRVGTLRWGVIQYEPLWITFGKTMIISLKEELIIRGDKTLDGRGVQVRIANGSQLTVQFANNVIIHNIHIHDLVSSNKNGGNIRDSPDHFGWRTVSDGDGITVFGSTNVWLDHLSLSNCQDGLIDVIAKSTGVTISNCHMTNHNDVMLFSSSDSHPEDQIMQITVAFNHFGRGLVQRMPRCRWGFFHVVNNDYTHWLMYAIGGSKAPTIISQGNRYIAPPNLAAKQVTKQHDAPESVWKNWVWHSEDDLFMEGAYFTVTGGQINRQFNKKNLIKPKPGSYVTRLTRFSGSLDCRPGKPC, encoded by the exons ATGGAGGCGGGCTTCCAATGGAGCAGACCGGGCTCCTTGGTCCTGtacgtcgccgtcgtcgtcctgTGCGCGGCCGTGTCGGAGGCCAACATCGGCGAGTTCGACGACTACTGGCGGCAGCGCAAGCTCATGGCggacgccgccgcggaggcCACCTACAGGCACGACCCGGTGGAGGTCGTCAACCAACTCAACCACGCCGTCCACAG ATCGGTtgagaaggaggagatcagcGCGAGGAGGGAGATGATGGCgcagaagaagaagggcaacAAGTACAAAGGGCCGTGCCTGGCGACGAACCCGATCGACCGGTGCTGGCGGTGCCGGCAGGACTGGGCGACGGACCGGAAGCGGCTGGCGCGGTGCGCGCGGGGGTTCGGGCGGAACACCACCGGCGGGCTGGCCGGCAAGTTCTACGTGGTGACGGACGGCACCGACGACGACGTGGTGAACCCGCGGGTGGGCACGCTGCGGTGGGGCGTCATCCAGTACGAGCCGCTGTGGATCACCTTCGGCAAGACGATGATCATCTCGCTCAAGGAGGAGCTCATCATCCGCGGCGACAAGACCCTCGACGGCCGCGGCGTGCAGGTGCGCATCGCCAACGGCTCGCAGCTAACGGTGCAGTTCGCCAACAACGTCATCATCCACAACATCCACATCCACGACCTCGTCTCCTCCAACAAGAACGGCGGCAACATCCGGGACTCGCCGGACCACTTCGGCTGGCGCACCGTCTCCGACGGCGACGGCATCACCGTCTTCGGGTCCACCAACGTGTGGCTGGACCACCTCTCCCTCTCCAACTGCCAGGACGGGCTCATCGACGTCATCGCCAAGTCCACCGGCGTCACCATCTCCAACTGCCACATGACCAACCACAACGACGTCATGCTCTTCAGCTCCAGCGACAGCCACCCGGAGGACCAGATCATGCAGATCACGGTCGCCTTCAACCACTTCGGCAGAGGACTCGTGCAGAGGATGCCCAG ATGCCGGTGGGGATTCTTCCACGTGGTGAACAACGACTACACGCACTGGCTCATGTACGCCATCGGCGGCAGCAAGGCCCCAACCATCATCAGCCAGGGCAACCGGTACATCGCGCCGCCCAACCTCGCGGCCAAGCAGGTCACCAAGCAGCACGACGCGCCGGAGTCGGTGTGGAAGAACTGGGTGTGGCACTCGGAGGACGACCTCTTCATGGAGGGCGCCTACTTCACCGTCACCGGCGGCCAGATCAACAGACAGTTTAACAAGAAGAACCTCATCAAGCCCAAGCCCGGCTCCTACGTCACCAGGCTCACGCGTTTTAGCGGCTCCCTCGACTGCAGGCCCGGCAAGCCCTGCTAG